From a single Asticcacaulis sp. MM231 genomic region:
- the smc gene encoding chromosome segregation protein SMC: protein MQFQKIKLSGFKSFVDATEFRIDPGLTGIVGPNGCGKSNLLEALRWVMGATSAKAMRGSGMDDVIFAGSDKRPSRNWAEVTLTIDNADRLAPQPFTDQPVLDVARRIDRGAGSSYKINGKEVRARDVQLLFADASTGANSPALVRQGQISELIAAKPQNRRRVLEEAGGVSGLHTRRHEAELRLTAAESNLSRLDDIARELNSALSRLKREARQADKYKKISAEIRALQKAILHAKWLEVRALLEGAVSDMQDQSLRVEATARAAAVAQTVALKAAESIQPLREEEAVAATVMHRLNIEKERLDLEEKQVASEIERLKADIARLRSDFQREIDLSSDGSVQVERLQSGLTRVQEEIASAPSREPELKRAVEDAEAERVNADQAIEAIAAEQAAQIERQRLEASRLGEAKSRFDRLSQQLLSEQNDRKALGTFDYSALDGLKTQATAAQSDLDVARKVAEELETARPALANTEAQARKAMREIEDQLGRLTAEARGLSQILTSVRKDGAPVLDAVRPDKGYELALAAALGDDLNLSLSKKDVQTALAFWSDDFESKAKAIDMAALGVAPLSQNVRAPAALSLRLSTIGVVSREDGDRLHSQLPIGARLVSQEGDLWRWDGLIVRAKAPKPAAVRLAQRTRHDELENEIDALKPKMAGAKDTQAAAAEAQRGHEDHLRTARNRLPDLERNARNRQNDLETRLRAQTQFEARLEALDATLARLTSEHGEAKAAYETVLASQSGALDNEGMKARLNDARALADTHRQAVMRARADLDQDARDRQAREGRERTLTRELTEWSRRTQDSAARLVKLEKDQETARVALENAQSAPREFESKRITLVNSLQTAEKRLSEARDKLNTAEAERRDADIDVRGREQEASAAREERAGAQARLEAIQNKAAEIEAVILDQTQGTPDELGKRLKEEAIATPTDASGAESLLSGLERERDQLGAVNLRAEEEATEYEGRLDTLSRERADLTTAIAKLRDGIDELNAEGRERLLAAFEIINEHFKTLFVSLFDGGSAELRLVESDDPLEAGLEIFACPPGKRLSTMSLMSGGEQALTATALIFGVFLANPAPVCVLDEVDAPLDDANVDRYCRLLAEMRERTKTRFITITHNPVTMSRMDRLFGVTMSERGVSQLVSVDLSQAEALVAEHVV, encoded by the coding sequence TTGCAGTTTCAGAAGATCAAGCTTTCGGGATTCAAGTCCTTCGTCGATGCGACCGAGTTTCGCATCGATCCGGGCCTGACGGGCATAGTCGGTCCGAACGGCTGCGGCAAGTCGAACCTGCTGGAAGCTTTGCGCTGGGTGATGGGCGCCACCTCCGCCAAGGCCATGCGCGGCTCCGGCATGGACGATGTGATCTTCGCCGGCTCGGATAAGCGCCCGTCGCGCAACTGGGCCGAAGTGACGCTCACTATCGATAATGCTGATCGCCTGGCGCCGCAGCCCTTTACCGATCAGCCTGTGCTTGATGTCGCCCGCCGCATCGACCGTGGCGCGGGGTCTTCGTACAAGATCAACGGCAAGGAAGTGCGCGCCCGCGATGTGCAGCTTCTGTTTGCTGATGCCTCGACCGGCGCCAATTCGCCAGCCCTCGTCCGTCAGGGGCAGATTTCCGAACTGATTGCCGCCAAGCCGCAAAATCGCCGGCGCGTGCTCGAAGAAGCCGGTGGCGTATCCGGCCTGCACACCCGCCGTCACGAAGCCGAACTGCGCCTGACCGCGGCCGAATCGAACCTGTCGCGCCTTGACGATATCGCCCGCGAACTCAACTCGGCCCTCTCGCGCCTAAAGCGCGAGGCCCGTCAGGCTGACAAGTACAAGAAGATTTCCGCCGAAATCCGCGCCCTGCAGAAAGCCATTCTACATGCCAAGTGGCTGGAAGTGCGCGCCCTGCTCGAAGGTGCGGTCAGCGACATGCAGGACCAGAGCCTGCGCGTCGAGGCCACCGCCCGCGCCGCTGCCGTGGCGCAAACCGTGGCGCTGAAAGCCGCCGAGAGCATCCAGCCTTTGCGCGAAGAAGAGGCTGTGGCCGCCACGGTCATGCACCGTCTCAATATCGAGAAAGAGCGTCTCGACCTTGAGGAAAAGCAGGTCGCCAGCGAGATCGAGCGCCTGAAGGCGGATATCGCCCGTCTGCGCAGTGATTTCCAGCGTGAGATCGACCTGTCGTCGGATGGCTCGGTGCAGGTCGAGCGCCTGCAATCGGGTCTGACGCGGGTGCAGGAGGAAATCGCCAGCGCTCCGTCGCGTGAACCGGAATTGAAACGCGCCGTTGAGGACGCCGAAGCCGAACGCGTCAATGCCGATCAGGCGATTGAAGCGATCGCCGCCGAGCAGGCGGCTCAGATCGAGCGTCAGCGGCTGGAAGCGTCGCGCCTCGGCGAGGCCAAGTCGCGTTTCGACCGCCTGAGCCAGCAGTTGCTGTCCGAGCAGAATGACCGCAAGGCCTTGGGCACCTTCGATTACAGCGCGCTCGATGGCCTGAAAACGCAGGCCACGGCGGCGCAAAGCGATCTCGACGTCGCCCGCAAGGTGGCCGAGGAACTGGAAACGGCGCGCCCTGCCCTCGCCAACACCGAAGCTCAGGCGCGCAAGGCCATGCGCGAGATCGAGGACCAGCTTGGCCGCCTGACCGCCGAGGCGCGCGGCCTGTCGCAGATCCTGACCAGCGTGCGCAAGGACGGAGCGCCCGTTCTGGATGCCGTGCGACCTGACAAGGGCTATGAACTGGCCCTGGCCGCGGCGCTCGGTGATGACCTCAATCTCAGCCTGTCGAAGAAAGACGTCCAGACAGCGCTGGCCTTCTGGAGCGACGATTTCGAAAGCAAGGCCAAGGCGATAGACATGGCCGCGCTCGGCGTGGCGCCATTGAGCCAGAATGTCCGCGCCCCGGCGGCGCTCAGTCTTCGCCTCTCCACCATCGGCGTGGTGTCGCGCGAAGATGGCGACCGCCTGCACAGCCAGTTACCCATCGGCGCACGTCTGGTCTCCCAGGAAGGCGATTTGTGGCGCTGGGATGGTCTGATCGTTCGCGCCAAGGCGCCGAAGCCGGCGGCTGTCCGTCTGGCTCAGCGCACCCGTCATGATGAACTCGAAAACGAGATCGACGCTCTCAAGCCGAAGATGGCCGGGGCGAAAGACACGCAAGCCGCAGCCGCCGAAGCCCAGCGCGGCCATGAAGACCATTTGCGCACTGCGCGCAACCGCCTGCCTGATCTGGAGCGCAACGCGCGCAACCGCCAGAACGATCTGGAAACGCGCCTGCGTGCCCAAACGCAGTTCGAGGCCCGGCTGGAGGCGCTCGACGCCACCCTCGCCCGCCTGACCAGTGAACACGGCGAGGCGAAGGCGGCCTATGAAACCGTGCTGGCCAGCCAGTCCGGCGCGCTTGATAATGAAGGCATGAAGGCGCGCCTCAATGACGCCCGTGCCCTGGCCGATACCCACCGTCAGGCCGTCATGCGCGCCCGCGCCGACCTCGATCAGGATGCTCGCGACCGTCAGGCGCGCGAAGGCCGCGAACGCACTCTGACGCGCGAACTTACCGAGTGGTCGCGCCGCACGCAGGATTCGGCCGCCCGTCTGGTCAAGCTGGAAAAGGATCAGGAAACCGCGCGTGTCGCGCTGGAAAACGCCCAGTCGGCGCCGCGTGAGTTTGAGAGCAAACGCATCACGCTGGTCAATTCGCTGCAGACCGCTGAAAAGCGCCTCAGCGAAGCGCGTGACAAGCTCAATACCGCCGAGGCTGAACGCAGGGACGCCGATATCGATGTGCGCGGCCGCGAACAGGAAGCCTCCGCCGCTCGTGAAGAACGCGCCGGCGCGCAGGCCCGTCTGGAGGCCATCCAGAACAAGGCCGCTGAGATTGAGGCCGTCATCCTCGATCAAACGCAAGGCACGCCGGACGAACTCGGCAAGCGCCTCAAGGAAGAAGCCATCGCCACCCCGACCGATGCCTCCGGCGCGGAATCCCTGCTCTCCGGCCTTGAACGCGAACGCGATCAGCTCGGCGCCGTCAATCTGCGCGCCGAAGAAGAAGCCACCGAATACGAAGGCCGCCTCGATACGCTCAGCCGTGAACGTGCCGACCTGACCACGGCCATCGCCAAGCTGCGCGACGGCATCGACGAACTCAATGCCGAAGGCCGCGAACGCCTACTGGCCGCCTTCGAGATCATCAACGAACACTTCAAGACCCTGTTCGTCTCGCTGTTCGATGGCGGCTCTGCCGAGTTGCGCCTGGTCGAATCGGACGATCCACTCGAAGCCGGTCTGGAAATCTTCGCGTGCCCACCGGGTAAGCGTCTCTCCACCATGAGCCTGATGTCGGGCGGTGAGCAGGCCCTGACGGCCACGGCGCTGATCTTCGGCGTCTTCCTCGCCAATCCGGCACCGGTCTGCGTGCTCGACGAAGTCGACGCCCCACTCGATGACGCCAATGTCGATCGTTATTGTCGCCTGCTGGCCGAGATGCGCGAACGCACCAAGACGCGCTTCATCACCATCACCCACAATCCGGTCACCATGTCGCGCATGGACCGTCTGTTCGGCGTCACCATGTCCGAACGCGGCGTGTCGCAACTGGTCAGCGTCGATCTGTCGCAGGCGGAAGCTTTGGTCGCGGAACATGTGGTGTAA
- a CDS encoding thioredoxin domain-containing protein, translating into MKKLGIAVMVLAFAAGNVMAAAPVAVPALATVTPADHVLGNPKARITIIEYGSVACPACAQFNEAVMPQLKAKYIDTGKVRYVFRPMLTGVGTIAVAGTRLAECAGKDKYFAVIDAMMRGQKEYYAWGESNIIARPVLAKIAQSFGFDEAAFNACAGDANGLRQLQSQHTAALDAGVRSTPTLYVNGKILERHELADIEAAIAAAK; encoded by the coding sequence ATGAAAAAGCTGGGGATCGCGGTTATGGTTTTGGCTTTCGCGGCCGGCAACGTCATGGCGGCAGCGCCCGTCGCGGTGCCTGCTCTGGCCACCGTGACGCCGGCCGATCACGTGCTCGGCAACCCCAAGGCGCGCATCACCATCATTGAATACGGCTCCGTGGCCTGCCCGGCCTGCGCTCAGTTCAATGAAGCGGTCATGCCGCAACTCAAGGCGAAGTATATCGATACAGGCAAGGTGCGCTATGTCTTCCGCCCCATGCTGACCGGCGTCGGCACCATCGCCGTGGCCGGCACCCGTCTGGCCGAATGCGCCGGCAAGGACAAGTATTTCGCCGTCATCGACGCCATGATGCGCGGGCAGAAGGAATATTACGCCTGGGGTGAGAGCAATATCATCGCTCGCCCGGTTCTGGCGAAAATCGCTCAATCCTTCGGTTTCGATGAGGCGGCTTTCAATGCCTGCGCCGGTGACGCCAATGGCCTGCGCCAGTTGCAAAGCCAGCATACAGCGGCCCTAGATGCCGGCGTCCGCAGCACGCCGACCCTCTATGTCAACGGCAAGATACTTGAGCGCCACGAACTGGCCGATATCGAAGCCGCCATCGCCGCCGCGAAGTAA
- a CDS encoding AtpZ/AtpI family protein → MTDEPPDTSSDQDELKDLDKRLKAIEARKRKTQDHSGEVGANKGYQALGELLGGILGGLGLGWLSDEYLHTRPWGIIIGGILGMIVAVYAVVKSSQDKD, encoded by the coding sequence GTGACAGATGAACCACCCGATACGTCCTCGGATCAAGATGAACTGAAGGACCTCGACAAGCGGCTGAAGGCGATCGAAGCGCGCAAGCGCAAGACGCAGGATCACAGCGGTGAAGTCGGCGCCAACAAGGGCTATCAGGCTCTGGGCGAGTTACTGGGAGGCATACTGGGCGGTTTGGGGCTCGGCTGGCTCAGTGATGAATATCTTCACACGCGACCGTGGGGAATCATCATAGGTGGCATTCTGGGTATGATTGTGGCGGTCTATGCGGTCGTTAAATCAAGCCAGGACAAAGACTAA
- a CDS encoding F0F1 ATP synthase subunit A: MADPLHQFKIETVVAGPVFQVGGVHVDLSLTNSVLAMLIAVGLTVLFFALTTARASIIPGRGQVMAEGIFGLIDDLTESIIGHDGKKFLPYVLTLFLFILSCNLVGMFTYFTATSQVAVTLTLAAMTIILVLAVGFIRNGLGFFKMFVPSGVPWYILLVLVPIEVIAFIMRPVTLTLRLFGNMLGGHIVMKVFAGFIVTGLTLGGLGVGIGLLSLSTIVALTTLEFLVAYLQAFVFAVLTCVYLSDVVNIGHH; encoded by the coding sequence ATGGCCGATCCGTTACACCAGTTTAAGATTGAGACCGTCGTTGCAGGCCCCGTCTTCCAAGTCGGCGGAGTCCATGTCGATCTCTCACTGACCAATTCGGTGCTGGCCATGCTGATCGCCGTCGGCCTGACCGTGCTGTTCTTCGCCCTGACTACCGCCCGCGCCAGCATCATTCCGGGCCGCGGACAGGTGATGGCGGAGGGCATTTTCGGCCTGATCGACGATCTGACCGAATCCATCATCGGCCACGACGGTAAGAAATTCCTGCCCTATGTCCTTACGCTGTTCTTGTTCATCCTGAGCTGTAACCTCGTCGGCATGTTCACCTATTTCACGGCCACCTCGCAGGTCGCCGTCACCCTGACGCTCGCCGCCATGACGATTATCCTGGTTTTGGCCGTTGGCTTCATCCGCAATGGCCTTGGCTTCTTCAAGATGTTCGTGCCGTCCGGCGTGCCTTGGTACATTCTGCTGGTGCTGGTGCCAATCGAAGTCATCGCCTTTATCATGCGCCCGGTGACGCTTACACTGCGGTTGTTCGGCAACATGCTCGGCGGTCACATTGTCATGAAGGTCTTTGCCGGCTTTATCGTCACCGGCCTGACCCTCGGTGGCCTCGGTGTCGGCATCGGGCTCCTGTCGCTCTCCACCATCGTGGCGTTGACGACCCTCGAATTCCTGGTCGCTTACCTGCAAGCCTTCGTGTTCGCGGTTCTGACCTGCGTATATCTCAGTGACGTGGTCAATATCGGCCACCACTAA
- a CDS encoding PGPGW domain-containing protein, which translates to MTIIAKLLMSVAGILLMVIGVIITPLPGPFGVPVILLGLIILLKSSMWVKRLFMRQVRKHPKILKPVRALLRPGAKVVAMMWLHTLRLERRLLPKKRRFMYGFRHDIRTILRNRRRKPTPKAEPGHKPRKQLSY; encoded by the coding sequence ATGACCATTATCGCCAAACTGCTGATGAGTGTCGCTGGCATCCTCCTGATGGTGATCGGGGTTATCATCACGCCACTGCCGGGACCCTTTGGCGTACCTGTTATCTTGCTGGGCCTGATCATCCTGCTCAAAAGCTCGATGTGGGTGAAGCGGCTTTTCATGCGTCAGGTCAGGAAGCATCCGAAAATCCTGAAGCCCGTGCGCGCCCTGTTGCGACCGGGTGCCAAGGTGGTCGCCATGATGTGGCTGCATACCCTGCGGTTGGAGCGCCGTTTGCTGCCCAAGAAGCGCCGTTTCATGTACGGTTTTCGCCATGACATACGGACGATCCTACGCAATCGCCGACGTAAACCCACGCCCAAGGCTGAGCCAGGTCACAAGCCGCGCAAACAGTTGTCATATTAA
- the gcvH gene encoding glycine cleavage system protein GcvH — protein MKFTKDHEWVSITGNEAFVGITLYAAEALGDVVFVEVPEVGKVLKKGDSFAVVESVKAASDVYAPVSGEVIEANDSLTGAPETINAVPEAGGWIAKIKLADASELDGLMDREQYEAYLATL, from the coding sequence ATGAAGTTCACCAAAGATCATGAATGGGTTTCCATCACCGGCAATGAAGCCTTTGTCGGTATCACGCTGTATGCCGCCGAAGCGCTGGGCGACGTCGTGTTCGTCGAAGTGCCGGAGGTCGGCAAGGTGCTGAAGAAGGGTGACAGCTTCGCCGTGGTCGAGAGCGTCAAGGCGGCGTCGGACGTTTACGCGCCGGTATCGGGCGAAGTGATCGAGGCCAATGACAGCCTGACGGGCGCGCCGGAAACCATCAATGCTGTGCCGGAAGCCGGCGGCTGGATCGCCAAGATCAAGCTGGCCGATGCCTCGGAACTCGATGGTCTGATGGACCGTGAACAATACGAAGCCTATCTGGCAACTCTTTAA
- the gcvPB gene encoding aminomethyl-transferring glycine dehydrogenase subunit GcvPB, giving the protein MNSVGRPSAPEINVEATSFKSLLGGKGLLQSEKLIFEKDDYSRTGVDFADVEINAADLDGLLRSDLSLPGLTEPEAMRHYVRLSQKNHAIDLALYPLGSCTMKHNPRLNEKMARVAGLGDIHPLQPVSTVQGALALMDTLSHWLKVLTGMPAVAITPKAGAHGELCGLLAIKAAHEAKGQGHRRTVLVPTSAHGTNPATAAFVGYTVKEVAQTADGRVDVADLASKLGPDVAAIMVTNPNTCGLFERDIVEFARLTHEAGAYFYCDGANFNAIVGRVRPGDLGVDAMHINLHKTFSTPHGGGGPGAGPVVLSEALAPFAPKPWVVSHDSGFDLVEHDEGVSAQNFGRMCAFHGQMGMFIRALTYMLSHGSDGLRQVAEDAVLNANYIKASLQDLMSVPFPEGPCMHEALFDDHWLEGTDVTTLDFAKAMIDEGFHPMTMYFPLVVHGAMLIEPTETELKDELDGFIAVLRALAQAAKAGDVARFKGAPYLAPAKRLDETRAARAPRLSYT; this is encoded by the coding sequence ATGAATTCCGTTGGCCGTCCAAGCGCCCCTGAAATCAACGTAGAGGCCACCTCGTTCAAGAGCCTGCTCGGTGGCAAGGGCTTGCTGCAATCCGAAAAGCTGATCTTCGAAAAAGACGATTACAGCCGCACTGGCGTCGATTTCGCCGATGTCGAGATCAATGCCGCTGATCTCGATGGCTTGCTGCGCTCTGACCTGTCGCTGCCCGGCCTGACTGAGCCGGAAGCCATGCGTCACTATGTGCGCCTGTCGCAGAAGAATCACGCCATCGATCTGGCGCTCTATCCGCTCGGTTCCTGCACCATGAAGCACAATCCGCGCCTCAACGAAAAGATGGCGCGCGTGGCGGGGCTCGGTGATATCCACCCGCTGCAGCCGGTCTCGACCGTGCAGGGCGCGCTGGCGCTGATGGATACGCTGTCGCATTGGCTTAAAGTGCTCACGGGCATGCCCGCCGTCGCCATCACGCCGAAAGCCGGCGCGCACGGCGAGTTGTGCGGCCTGCTGGCCATCAAGGCGGCTCACGAGGCCAAGGGGCAGGGGCATCGCCGCACCGTGCTGGTGCCAACCTCCGCCCACGGCACCAACCCCGCCACAGCCGCCTTCGTCGGCTACACCGTCAAGGAAGTGGCCCAGACAGCCGATGGCCGCGTCGATGTGGCTGACCTGGCCTCGAAGCTCGGTCCCGATGTCGCCGCCATCATGGTGACCAACCCCAATACCTGCGGACTTTTTGAGCGCGATATCGTCGAGTTCGCCCGTCTGACCCACGAGGCCGGTGCCTATTTCTATTGCGATGGTGCGAACTTCAACGCCATTGTCGGTCGGGTCCGTCCGGGTGATCTCGGGGTCGACGCCATGCACATCAACCTGCACAAGACCTTCTCGACGCCCCACGGCGGCGGCGGTCCGGGCGCCGGTCCGGTGGTGCTGTCCGAGGCGCTGGCACCTTTCGCGCCCAAGCCCTGGGTGGTTTCCCACGATTCGGGCTTCGATCTGGTCGAGCATGATGAAGGTGTATCGGCTCAAAACTTCGGCCGCATGTGCGCCTTCCACGGCCAGATGGGGATGTTTATCCGCGCCCTGACCTACATGCTCAGCCACGGCTCGGATGGCCTCCGCCAGGTCGCTGAGGACGCCGTGCTCAACGCCAACTACATCAAGGCCTCCCTGCAGGATCTGATGAGCGTGCCGTTCCCTGAGGGGCCGTGCATGCACGAAGCGCTGTTCGACGATCACTGGCTGGAAGGCACGGACGTGACCACGCTCGACTTCGCCAAGGCGATGATCGACGAGGGCTTCCACCCTATGACCATGTACTTCCCGCTGGTCGTCCATGGTGCCATGCTGATCGAGCCCACAGAGACCGAATTGAAGGACGAGCTGGACGGCTTCATCGCCGTGCTTCGTGCCTTGGCGCAAGCCGCTAAAGCCGGTGATGTGGCCCGCTTCAAGGGCGCGCCTTACCTGGCGCCCGCCAAGCGCCTCGATGAGACCCGCGCCGCCCGTGCGCCGCGGTTGTCTTATACCTAA
- a CDS encoding ATP F0F1 synthase subunit B (Produces ATP from ADP in the presence of a proton gradient across the membrane. Subunit B is part of the membrane proton channel.) gives MMEQIGEPEFWVRAALVIFFLILVVAKVPGKLWTSLGDTGKAVRAELDEAVRIRQEATDLLNSIKAQRLSAEAKAREIIAFAEEEAVRMAAEARAKLEDTIKRREALAERKIAQAEANATADVKSAAADLAAQLAEQVLLDQVAKAKTDMQVDKAIGQLEGRFN, from the coding sequence ATGATGGAACAAATCGGAGAGCCGGAATTTTGGGTCCGCGCCGCCTTGGTCATCTTCTTCCTGATCCTGGTCGTGGCCAAGGTGCCCGGCAAGCTCTGGACCTCGCTTGGTGATACCGGCAAGGCCGTTCGCGCCGAACTCGATGAGGCCGTCCGCATCCGTCAGGAAGCGACCGACCTGCTCAACTCGATCAAGGCCCAGCGCCTGTCCGCTGAAGCCAAGGCCCGCGAGATCATCGCGTTCGCCGAGGAAGAGGCCGTCCGCATGGCCGCCGAAGCCCGCGCCAAGCTGGAAGACACGATCAAGCGCCGCGAAGCCCTCGCCGAACGCAAGATCGCTCAGGCCGAAGCCAACGCCACGGCGGACGTCAAATCGGCTGCGGCCGATCTGGCGGCGCAACTGGCCGAGCAGGTTCTGCTCGATCAGGTCGCCAAGGCCAAGACGGACATGCAGGTCGACAAGGCCATCGGTCAACTCGAAGGCCGCTTCAACTAG
- a CDS encoding F0F1 ATP synthase subunit C — MDAQSATLIAGGLKYIGAGLATLGMIGAGIGLGILFGNYYVGALRNPSAAKTQQTNLFIGMALTEALGIFAFVIALLILFGNPQL, encoded by the coding sequence ATGGACGCACAATCCGCAACCCTCATCGCCGGCGGCCTTAAGTACATCGGCGCTGGCCTGGCCACGCTCGGCATGATCGGCGCCGGTATCGGCCTCGGCATCCTGTTCGGCAACTACTATGTCGGCGCCCTGCGCAACCCTTCGGCTGCCAAGACCCAGCAAACCAACCTCTTCATCGGCATGGCGCTGACCGAAGCCCTCGGCATCTTCGCCTTCGTTATCGCGCTGCTGATCCTCTTCGGCAACCCGCAACTCTAA
- the gcvPA gene encoding aminomethyl-transferring glycine dehydrogenase subunit GcvPA — MRYLPLSNGDRAAMLEKIGVDSVDALFVDVPELARRSGTVDLPKFTGELEVEAQLNAFADQNVSPAKVPFFVGAGAYRHHIPATVDHIIQRSEFLTSYTPYQPEIAQGTLQVLFEFQSQVARLTGMPVANASLYDGSTAAAEGVLMATRVTKRNKAVLSGGLHPHYRETVETLAHAVGIETEACAVAVDNEADVLQHIDANTACVVVQTPNVFGTATDVTEIAKAAQAAGALLIVVVTEVMSLGLLKSPGEMGADVVAVEGQSIGVPLSYGGPYVGLFAAKEKYLRQLPGRLCGETVDADGERGFVLTLSTREQHIRRDKATSNICTNSGLCALAFSIHMSLLGQTGLQRVAKINYAKAHAARDQLVTSGFEVVTPRFFNEFTVKLAKPAIAVVEALAAKNVLGGVPFARLQNEPGFENHLIVAVTETVSDADIATLVATLKEVAQ; from the coding sequence ATGAGATATCTCCCCTTGAGCAACGGCGATCGCGCCGCCATGCTGGAAAAGATCGGTGTCGATAGCGTCGATGCCCTGTTCGTCGACGTGCCGGAATTGGCCCGCCGCTCGGGCACGGTCGATCTGCCGAAGTTCACCGGCGAACTGGAAGTGGAGGCGCAACTGAACGCCTTCGCCGACCAGAATGTCAGCCCGGCCAAGGTGCCGTTCTTTGTCGGCGCCGGCGCCTATCGCCACCATATCCCGGCGACGGTCGATCACATCATCCAGCGCTCGGAATTCCTGACCAGTTATACGCCGTATCAGCCGGAAATCGCGCAGGGCACCCTGCAGGTGCTGTTCGAGTTTCAGTCCCAGGTGGCTCGCCTGACCGGCATGCCGGTGGCCAATGCGTCGCTCTATGACGGCTCGACCGCGGCCGCCGAAGGCGTGCTGATGGCCACCCGCGTGACCAAGCGCAACAAGGCCGTGCTCTCCGGCGGCCTGCACCCGCACTACCGTGAAACGGTCGAGACCCTGGCGCACGCCGTTGGTATCGAGACCGAAGCCTGCGCCGTCGCCGTCGATAACGAAGCGGACGTGCTGCAACATATCGATGCCAACACGGCCTGCGTCGTCGTCCAGACACCGAACGTCTTCGGTACGGCCACCGACGTCACCGAGATCGCCAAGGCGGCCCAGGCCGCCGGTGCCCTGCTGATTGTGGTTGTCACTGAGGTGATGTCGCTCGGCCTGCTCAAATCGCCCGGCGAAATGGGCGCCGATGTTGTGGCCGTCGAAGGCCAGTCGATCGGTGTGCCGCTGTCCTACGGCGGTCCCTATGTCGGGCTTTTCGCCGCCAAGGAAAAGTATCTGCGCCAACTTCCCGGCCGCCTGTGCGGCGAGACGGTCGATGCCGATGGCGAGCGCGGTTTCGTGCTGACGCTCTCCACCCGCGAGCAGCACATCCGTCGCGATAAGGCGACGTCGAATATCTGCACCAATTCAGGTCTGTGCGCGCTGGCCTTCAGCATCCACATGAGCTTGCTCGGCCAGACCGGCCTGCAACGTGTGGCGAAGATCAATTACGCCAAGGCCCACGCCGCCAGGGATCAACTGGTAACCTCCGGCTTTGAGGTGGTGACACCGCGTTTCTTCAACGAATTCACGGTCAAGCTGGCAAAACCTGCCATTGCGGTTGTGGAGGCTTTGGCGGCTAAGAACGTCCTTGGCGGCGTGCCCTTCGCCCGTCTGCAAAATGAGCCCGGCTTCGAAAACCACCTGATCGTCGCTGTCACCGAAACTGTTTCGGACGCAGATATCGCTACCCTTGTCGCCACGCTTAAGGAGGTCGCCCAATGA